GATCGCGTCCATGGTCTGGAACACGTTGTCGAACGCCTTCTGCAGGGTCTCGACGCTGACGCCGGAGTTCGTCGCCTGCTCGTGGATGCGCGTGGTCTGGTCGCGGAGCATCTCGCTCGTCTGCAGGATCATCGCGTTCGTGGTGTTGTTCACCGCGTCGATCTGGTCGAGGACCATCTTCTGGTTCGCGAGCGCCTGGGCGACGACGACGGCCGTGCGGAGCGCCGCGATGGTCGTCGTCCGGGCACGCTCGACGCCCTTGATGAGCTCGGTGTTGTTCTTCCGGACGAGGTCCATCGCCAGGTAGCCCTGCACCGAGACGGCGAGCTGCGTCAGGATGTCCTGGTGCCGCTGGCGCACCGGGAAGAGCACGTCCGACTCGAGCTTCTGCGCCTCGTCCACGCGACCGCCGTTGCGGAGCGCCTCGATCTTCGACACGGTCGCCGCGTCGAGGGCCTTGGCGAACACGGCGTACTCGCTCAGCTGCTGCATGGTCTCCCACAGCTGGACCTTCTCGTCGGCGAGGGTGGCGTTGTCCTTGCGGAGCTCGTCCTGCCCGGCCATGAGCGACTTGATGATCTTGTCGAGCTGCGTCTGCGCCGACTCGTAGCGCTGGAAGTACTTCGCCAGCTTGTTGCCGCCGGGGATCATGCCGAGGATCTTCCGGCCCGTGCTGAGGTCCGCCTGGTTCGGCGTGAGGTCCTCGACGGTGGAGCGGAGGTCGCCGAGCGTGGTGGCGACCTTCACCTGGGCGTCGTCACCACTGCGCTTGGCACCCGAGACGCTGGACTGCGACCGCTCGAGCATCCGCGACGAGAACCCGCCGGAGCGGGCGATCTCGGAGCCGGCGATCGCGTTGATGCCGTCGACCTTCTCGGTGAAGGCCGGGGACCGCGGGTCGAGGCTCGCCACCTCGTCGACGAACTCCCGCGCCTGCGCCGCGATCTGCGACTGCCGCTCGGCGTCGACCGGGACCATCCCGGGGGCGTCGTCCGGCGTCACCACCTCGGCGGCGTCGGCGGCACGGAGGACGAGGGCGTCCTGGGACGGGTCGGTGGGCTCCGGCGGAGCGAGCGGTCCGGGCATCGGTTGTCTCCTGTGACGAGGTGGAACGGCTGGGTGCTGCTGGTGCGGGTCGGGGTCCGGCGGATCAGCCGAGCTGGACGCCGAAGTCGGTCGCCACGCCCGCGAGGCCGGACTGGTAGCCCTGCCCGACGGCGCGGAACTTCCACTCGGCACCGCTGCGGTAGATCTCCGAGAAGATCATCGCCGTCTCGGGGGCTGCGTCCTCGGAGAGGTCGAAGCGCACGATCTCGGCGCCCTCCTGGTCGAGGACCCGCGAGTACGCGCTGCGCACCTGGCCGAAGTTCTGCCGGCGTGCTTCGCCCTGGTCGATCGAGACGACCACGACGACCCGCTCGACGTCGGCGGGGAGGGTCTGCAGGTCGATGACGATCTGCTCGTCGTCGCCGTCACCCTGGCCGGTGCGGTTGTCGCCCTTGTGCTCGACGGACCCGTCGGCGCTCCGCGGCTGGTTGTAGAAGATGAAGTCGGCGTCCGAGCGGACCTTGCCGTCGGCGCCGACGAGGAGCGCGGACGCGTCGAGGTCGAAGGCCTCGCCGGCGGTGGTGCGCGGGTCCCAGCCGAGGCCGACGGTCGCCACGGTGAGTCCGGGGCTCGTCTTCGTGAGCGAGAGGTTGTTGCCCTTGGTGAGGGAGAGTCCGGCCATGATCGGTCCTTCCGGGTTGGTGGTGCGCTGTCGGTCGTGCAGTGGCGTCGTTGCGGTGACGGACGTCAGTCGAGCACGACGCCGTAGTCGGTGGCCACGCCGCGGAGGCCGGTGGCGTAGCCCTGGCCGACGGCGCGGAACTTCCACTCGCCGTCGTACCGGTAGATCTCGGCGAAGATCATGCCGGTCTCCGAGGCGGCGTCCTCGGTGAGGTCGAAGCGGACGACCTCGTTGCCGGACTCGTCGTTGACGACGCGGCAGAACGCCCCGCGCACCTGACCGAAGTTCTGGTGCCGGGCGTCGGCCTGGTCGATGGTCACGACGATGACGACCCGCGCGACGTCCGCCGCGACCAGGTCGAGGTCGATGAGGATCTGCTCGTCGTCCCCGTCGCCGTCACCCGTGCGGTTGTCGCCCTGGTGGACCACCGAACCGTCGGTCGACTGCAGCTGGTTGTAGAAGATGAAGTCGTCGTTCGAGCGCACCTTGCCGTCCGCGCCGACGAGCAGCGCGGAGGCGTCGAGGTCGAACTGCTCGCCCGCCGTGGTGCGCGGGTCCCAGCCGAGGCCGATCATCGCCCGGCGCAGGCCGGGGTCGGTCTTGGTCAGGGAGAGGTTGTTGCCCTTCGAGAGCGAGAGGGTCGCCATCGATCGTCCTTCCGTCGGTGCTGTGGTGCTGTCGGTCGTGCCGAGACGGCCCGCGGTCAGAGCGCCGCTGCCGCCGGCCCGACCATGTCCTGCACGGTGCGGCCGTCGGCGCGCTCACCGATCGCGGTGAAGGTCCAGCCTGCTCCGGTGCGGGCCACCTTCGCCATGACCATCGCGGTGTGCGGCCCGGCGTCGGTGAGCTGGTAGCGCGCGACCTCGGGGGCGCCTGCGGTCGAGTCGTCGACGACGCGGCAGAAGGCGTTCTGCACGTTGTCGAACGTCTGCCGGCTGTAGCTGCTGATCACGAAGACGATCTGGGCGACGGCGCCGTGCACGGCCGAGAGGTCGATGCGGATGACCTCGTCGTCGCCGTCCCCGTCACCGGTCAGGTTGTCGCCGGTGTGCTGGGCTGAGCCGTCCTTGCTGCGCAGCTGGTTGAACCAGACGTAGTCGACCGGCTGGCCGTCGG
The sequence above is drawn from the Curtobacterium sp. L6-1 genome and encodes:
- a CDS encoding TerD family protein, with product MAGLSLTKGNNLSLTKTSPGLTVATVGLGWDPRTTAGEAFDLDASALLVGADGKVRSDADFIFYNQPRSADGSVEHKGDNRTGQGDGDDEQIVIDLQTLPADVERVVVVVSIDQGEARRQNFGQVRSAYSRVLDQEGAEIVRFDLSEDAAPETAMIFSEIYRSGAEWKFRAVGQGYQSGLAGVATDFGVQLG
- a CDS encoding TerD family protein — its product is MATLSLSKGNNLSLTKTDPGLRRAMIGLGWDPRTTAGEQFDLDASALLVGADGKVRSNDDFIFYNQLQSTDGSVVHQGDNRTGDGDGDDEQILIDLDLVAADVARVVIVVTIDQADARHQNFGQVRGAFCRVVNDESGNEVVRFDLTEDAASETGMIFAEIYRYDGEWKFRAVGQGYATGLRGVATDYGVVLD
- a CDS encoding TerD family protein yields the protein MGLSLQKGQALSLTKNDGSALTRVRLGLGWDAVATKRGLFGGRKAADVDLDASAIFFGADGQPVDYVWFNQLRSKDGSAQHTGDNLTGDGDGDDEVIRIDLSAVHGAVAQIVFVISSYSRQTFDNVQNAFCRVVDDSTAGAPEVARYQLTDAGPHTAMVMAKVARTGAGWTFTAIGERADGRTVQDMVGPAAAAL
- a CDS encoding toxic anion resistance protein, whose translation is MPGPLAPPEPTDPSQDALVLRAADAAEVVTPDDAPGMVPVDAERQSQIAAQAREFVDEVASLDPRSPAFTEKVDGINAIAGSEIARSGGFSSRMLERSQSSVSGAKRSGDDAQVKVATTLGDLRSTVEDLTPNQADLSTGRKILGMIPGGNKLAKYFQRYESAQTQLDKIIKSLMAGQDELRKDNATLADEKVQLWETMQQLSEYAVFAKALDAATVSKIEALRNGGRVDEAQKLESDVLFPVRQRHQDILTQLAVSVQGYLAMDLVRKNNTELIKGVERARTTTIAALRTAVVVAQALANQKMVLDQIDAVNNTTNAMILQTSEMLRDQTTRIHEQATNSGVSVETLQKAFDNVFQTMDAIDSFRSQAAQNMSSTVTALESGIQRAKPYLERARQGEGDQRSVTR